The genomic segment GGGCGAGAGGCGGCCGATCATGGCCGTGAAGTCGCCCGAGCAGCGGATGGTGAAGCGCAGCTCCGCTTCCTCCGGGGCCGAGGCGATGGTCCAGGGGTGCTCCTCACGCGGCAGGGCCGGGCTCAGGAAGGTCACGAAGGCGAACTGGCCCGGCGCGTAGTCGAAGATCCGCCCCTCGACGGGGGCGAGGCGCACCTCGTGGGCCTCGCGCCCGGCCTGGGCCACGCCCGCCACGCGGAAGCGCAGCGGCGCGCCGCCGCCGCCGAAGGCCCGCCCGGAGATGCCGGGCACGAAACCGCGCGCCGCGAGGAAGAAGAGGCCGCCCAGAAGCGGCATGAAGGCGATGACCTCGATCTCGTCCGTGACGAAGGCCGCGTGCAGGGCCACGAGGCCGGTCAGGCAGAGCACACCCAGGCGGTGCAGGGGCAGCCAGCGGGAAAAGGAGAGGCCGAGCCAACTCCTGAAGCGGGCCACGCCCGCCGCGAACCACAGCGTGGTCAGGCTTGCGGCGCCCGCGAGCAACGGCCACTGCTTGAGCACGGGCGGGCCGATGTCCTTTTGCAGGGCGAAAACCACGAAGGGGTGGCAGAAGAGCAGGCAGGCAGCGGTGATGCCGACGACGCGGTGCGCCTTGAAGAGGTCGTCCAGCCCCACCAGCCGGTCGAGAAGGCGCAGACGCGAGGCGATGACGAACTGCAGCGTCAGGCACAGGGCCCCGGCCATGCCGAGGGCCATGCCGACGTCCGTCCACCAATCGGACGAGAACAGGGGCTTGGCGTCCTGCACCACGGCGGCCACGGGCCAGACGGCGACGGCGAGCACGGCCAGGACGATCAGCAGCCCCCGGGCCAGGGGGCGCGTGGAGTGCGGGGTGAGGGGACG from the Desulfovibrio sp. X2 genome contains:
- a CDS encoding ferric reductase-like transmembrane domain-containing protein codes for the protein MSVRPLTPHSTRPLARGLLIVLAVLAVAVWPVAAVVQDAKPLFSSDWWTDVGMALGMAGALCLTLQFVIASRLRLLDRLVGLDDLFKAHRVVGITAACLLFCHPFVVFALQKDIGPPVLKQWPLLAGAASLTTLWFAAGVARFRSWLGLSFSRWLPLHRLGVLCLTGLVALHAAFVTDEIEVIAFMPLLGGLFFLAARGFVPGISGRAFGGGGAPLRFRVAGVAQAGREAHEVRLAPVEGRIFDYAPGQFAFVTFLSPALPREEHPWTIASAPEEAELRFTIRCSGDFTAMIGRLSPGDEALVRGPYGRFSLLTEAADPDEDLLFLAAGVGITPMLSMLRHLSRAAAPAPQGAEEAEAVANSNGRRRVRLIWSNREQADVAHAAELESLAESLPGLSVRHVLTRGPDGERLDAEGLAGMIAAVPPSARVFLCGPPGFMRMARAALDKRGFAHERVHWEEFSL